One Campylobacter concisus DNA window includes the following coding sequences:
- the radA gene encoding DNA repair protein RadA, producing the protein MAKAKPVFECQACGNQQSKWLGKCPQCGAWDSFVELSQTEIKISKEIAKSTGVASKAISIDEVEIQNFTRFSTKDSELDLVLGGGVVEGSLVLIGGSPGIGKSTLLLKIGSNLAKDGKKTLYVSGEESQSQIKMRADRLNAVDKNLYLLTEICLEDILLEVQKSDYKVLVIDSIQTLYSQNISSAPGSITQVREITFELMRLAKSQNICVFIIGHITKEGSIAGPRVLEHMVDVVLYFEGDASRELRILRGFKNRFGSTSEVGIFEMSQHGLVSANEVSSKFFTRGGAMSGSAITIIMEGSRALSIEIQALVCESAYPKRSSTGFERNRLDMLLALLERKLEIPLGHYDVFINVSGGVKISETAADLAVIAAIISSFKNRPISKDSVFIGELSLNGEIREIFNLDQRLKEAKTQKFKNAIIPNKPLDTQGLKCFYAKDITQVLEWM; encoded by the coding sequence ATGGCAAAAGCAAAGCCAGTTTTTGAGTGTCAAGCCTGCGGAAACCAGCAGAGTAAATGGCTAGGTAAATGCCCACAATGTGGGGCTTGGGATAGCTTTGTCGAGCTTAGTCAAACAGAGATAAAGATAAGCAAAGAGATAGCAAAAAGCACCGGAGTAGCCAGCAAAGCCATAAGTATAGACGAAGTTGAAATTCAAAATTTCACGAGATTTAGCACCAAAGATAGCGAGCTAGACCTCGTTCTTGGTGGTGGCGTTGTCGAAGGCTCACTTGTGCTTATAGGCGGCAGCCCGGGCATCGGTAAATCAACATTGCTTCTAAAAATTGGCTCAAATTTAGCAAAAGACGGTAAAAAAACGCTCTATGTAAGCGGCGAAGAGAGCCAAAGCCAAATAAAAATGAGAGCTGACAGGCTAAATGCGGTGGATAAAAATTTATATCTGCTAACTGAAATTTGCCTAGAGGATATCTTGCTTGAAGTGCAAAAGAGCGATTATAAAGTGCTAGTGATCGACTCCATACAAACACTTTATAGCCAAAATATAAGCTCCGCTCCTGGCTCGATCACGCAGGTTCGCGAGATCACATTTGAGCTAATGAGGCTTGCTAAGAGCCAAAATATCTGCGTTTTCATCATCGGACACATAACCAAAGAGGGTTCGATCGCAGGGCCCAGAGTGCTTGAACATATGGTCGATGTGGTGCTTTATTTCGAGGGCGACGCGAGCAGAGAGCTAAGAATTTTACGTGGGTTTAAAAACCGCTTTGGCTCGACGAGTGAGGTTGGTATATTTGAGATGAGCCAGCACGGACTGGTGAGTGCAAATGAGGTCTCGAGTAAATTTTTCACACGTGGAGGAGCGATGAGCGGCAGTGCGATCACCATCATAATGGAAGGCTCAAGAGCGCTTAGCATCGAAATTCAAGCACTTGTTTGCGAAAGCGCCTATCCAAAACGAAGCTCGACTGGCTTTGAAAGAAACCGCCTGGATATGCTGCTAGCCCTACTTGAGCGAAAGCTTGAAATTCCACTTGGACACTACGACGTCTTCATAAACGTTTCAGGTGGCGTTAAGATAAGCGAGACTGCAGCCGATCTAGCCGTCATCGCAGCGATAATCAGCAGCTTCAAAAATCGCCCTATTAGCAAGGACAGCGTCTTCATCGGTGAGCTAAGTCTAAACGGCGAGATAAGAGAAATTTTCAACCTAGATCAGCGCCTAAAAGAGGCAAAAACGCAGAAATTTAAAAATGCTATCATCCCAAACAAGCCGCTTGACACGCAAGGTCTAAAGTGCTTTTATGCCAAAGATATCACACAAGTGCTTGAGTGGATGTAA
- a CDS encoding VanZ family protein produces the protein MSRVKFLSKICFFIALLAIDFLAFTPKSPTIIENSWDKANHFLAFFILYTLLYLGYHFKILKNLALLLAFGVQIELVQAFLPNRSFSLLDIVADMIGAAFGVIVVEILKRIIYGKSKASF, from the coding sequence TTGAGTAGAGTAAAATTTCTTAGTAAAATTTGCTTTTTTATCGCTCTTTTGGCGATTGATTTTCTTGCGTTTACTCCAAAATCTCCTACTATCATCGAAAATTCGTGGGATAAAGCAAACCATTTTTTAGCTTTTTTCATCCTTTATACACTGCTCTATCTTGGCTATCATTTTAAAATTTTAAAAAATTTAGCCCTACTTTTAGCCTTTGGCGTGCAAATAGAGCTCGTTCAGGCATTTTTACCAAACAGGAGCTTTAGCCTGCTTGACATCGTGGCTGACATGATCGGAGCGGCTTTTGGAGTGATAGTAGTTGAAATTTTAAAAAGGATAATTTATGGCAAAAGCAAAGCCAGTTTTTGA
- a CDS encoding trimeric intracellular cation channel family protein: protein MSLILFVEYVGIASAALSGFLFAVKKECDWLGVFLSAFLTALGGGIMRDMLVGRAVYSFTHYMPVSVVIFMLIVSRVANLHIKREGLERKFVFIFADAIDVICFSIVGAMVAIEYNYNIFGVMMIAFFNGVGGGILRDILLNEIPWFLRTGLYGTISLGVGLAYFVLYHLGLTNIFFTMLLLAAGITVRMFAFYRGWKLPDL from the coding sequence ATGAGTTTAATACTTTTTGTCGAATACGTCGGTATCGCATCAGCTGCACTTAGCGGTTTTTTATTTGCAGTAAAAAAGGAGTGCGACTGGCTTGGAGTCTTTTTGTCTGCATTTTTGACCGCACTTGGTGGCGGTATCATGCGTGATATGCTCGTTGGTAGGGCAGTTTATTCATTCACTCACTATATGCCAGTAAGCGTTGTTATTTTTATGTTGATTGTTTCAAGAGTGGCAAATTTACATATAAAAAGAGAAGGTTTGGAGCGAAAATTTGTATTCATCTTCGCCGATGCGATCGATGTTATCTGTTTTTCGATCGTTGGAGCAATGGTTGCTATTGAGTACAACTACAACATCTTTGGTGTGATGATGATCGCCTTTTTTAACGGCGTTGGTGGCGGTATCTTAAGAGATATTTTGCTAAATGAAATTCCATGGTTTTTACGCACTGGACTTTACGGCACGATAAGCCTTGGTGTGGGGCTTGCTTACTTTGTGCTATATCATCTAGGCCTAACCAATATATTTTTTACTATGCTCTTGCTTGCTGCTGGCATTACAGTTAGGATGTTTGCATTTTACAGAGGTTGGAAGCTACCTGATCTATGA
- the ybaK gene encoding Cys-tRNA(Pro) deacylase — MIHKTNAARALDKLKINYEILEYEVDLNDLSALHVAASTKQNIKQIYKTIVCECEPKNFVVACLQGDLELDLKALAHACGAKRCELINLKDLEKITGYIRGGCSPLAMKKHFATFIDERAKEQEYVLVSAGVRGKQIKIAPNDLLKACEASFANIARLAL; from the coding sequence ATGATACATAAGACAAATGCTGCTAGAGCTTTAGATAAGCTAAAAATTAATTATGAAATTTTAGAATATGAAGTTGATTTAAACGATCTTTCAGCCCTCCACGTAGCAGCTAGCACTAAGCAAAATATAAAGCAAATTTATAAGACTATCGTTTGTGAGTGTGAGCCTAAAAATTTCGTTGTTGCTTGCTTACAGGGCGATTTGGAGCTTGATCTAAAAGCACTTGCTCACGCGTGTGGCGCAAAACGCTGTGAACTTATAAATTTAAAAGATCTAGAAAAGATCACTGGCTACATCAGGGGTGGCTGCTCACCGCTTGCTATGAAAAAACACTTTGCAACATTTATCGATGAACGCGCAAAAGAACAAGAATACGTGTTAGTAAGCGCTGGAGTAAGAGGCAAACAAATAAAAATAGCTCCAAATGATCTTTTAAAGGCTTGCGAGGCAAGTTTTGCCAATATCGCTAGGCTAGCTCTTTAA
- a CDS encoding 5-formyltetrahydrofolate cyclo-ligase: MSVNLEKNEFRKNARANLMKLTKFKAKCSHYKATKTLLNLINFTNSKKVLFYLPLNYEVDVLKIRRNLSHKCEIFAPFMVGLSLKMVRLRLPFITYKFNVRQPSGKKMDNVRLDMAVVPAIGVDGAMARIGHGKGFYDRFFDSLPIKPKRIVFLEIKDFYTKNVLSNAQDAVADFYITPNKNYIKRGINDRGFNRLRSRCGGRWSRVSIR, translated from the coding sequence ATGAGCGTTAATTTAGAAAAAAATGAATTTAGAAAAAATGCAAGAGCAAATTTGATGAAACTTACTAAATTTAAGGCCAAATGCTCGCACTATAAAGCTACGAAAACTCTTTTAAATTTGATAAATTTTACAAATTCTAAGAAAGTACTGTTTTATTTGCCACTTAACTACGAAGTCGATGTACTTAAAATAAGGCGAAATTTATCACATAAATGTGAAATTTTTGCCCCTTTTATGGTAGGTCTTAGCTTAAAGATGGTAAGATTGCGACTGCCATTTATAACTTATAAATTTAACGTCAGACAGCCATCTGGCAAAAAAATGGATAATGTTAGACTTGATATGGCAGTAGTTCCAGCGATTGGGGTTGATGGAGCTATGGCTAGGATAGGGCATGGAAAAGGATTTTATGATAGATTTTTTGACTCTTTGCCTATTAAGCCAAAACGGATAGTTTTTCTTGAGATAAAAGACTTTTACACCAAAAATGTGCTTTCAAATGCACAAGACGCGGTAGCAGACTTTTATATAACCCCAAATAAAAATTATATAAAAAGAGGAATAAATGATAGAGGTTTTAATAGGCTTAGGAGCCGGTGTGGCGGGCGTTGGAGCAGGGTATCTATACGCTAA
- a CDS encoding lipid-binding SYLF domain-containing protein, which yields MKFLFSILLFFSLGFASEELVLDSANSFITTMRGARNTPIKELIEQSKATIIFPSVKKVGFVVGGMGGDGIMVVGNINSPSEILPVSISGGSIGIQLGYEDSSLVLFIFKDSIIHDIKDAKITLDTKLSVAFGDIGRNYSKVSDFKFSSDIYAYAANDGFFAGVSFGGAVISAREEILKQSGYAYEQLIASASKLLGD from the coding sequence ATGAAATTTCTTTTTTCAATTTTATTATTTTTCTCACTTGGCTTTGCCAGCGAGGAGCTCGTGCTAGATTCGGCAAACTCGTTTATAACAACTATGAGAGGCGCTAGAAACACTCCTATAAAAGAGCTAATCGAGCAGTCAAAAGCGACGATCATCTTTCCAAGTGTTAAAAAGGTCGGTTTTGTCGTTGGTGGCATGGGCGGAGATGGCATCATGGTTGTTGGCAACATTAACTCGCCAAGTGAAATTTTACCAGTTAGCATAAGTGGCGGCAGCATCGGTATACAGCTTGGTTATGAAGATAGTTCGCTTGTGCTTTTTATATTTAAAGATAGTATTATCCATGATATTAAGGATGCCAAGATCACGCTTGATACAAAGCTATCAGTAGCTTTTGGTGACATTGGACGCAATTACAGTAAAGTAAGCGATTTTAAATTTTCAAGTGACATCTACGCATATGCCGCAAATGATGGGTTTTTTGCGGGAGTTAGCTTTGGTGGAGCAGTCATCAGTGCAAGAGAAGAAATTTTAAAGCAAAGTGGCTATGCCTATGAACAGCTAATAGCCTCAGCATCTAAACTTTTAGGAGATTAA
- a CDS encoding TlpA family protein disulfide reductase produces MTLKRAIITSLCIFAFFGCGDENKQKKEQNTSEQTQGKILDKNASKDENLSKDSLTPKISENAQENEIKEVNLKLLSGATMQITKRSNGFDVKDGKKATLYVFFATWCPPCKAEIPHLNNLSEKFKNELDIVGVLLEDKSEDEVKDFAQKYKIKYEVAVGEGNFLFEKAMGGIKGLPASALFKANGDYVQGYIGLVPEEMLENDINRATK; encoded by the coding sequence ATGACATTAAAACGAGCAATTATAACATCACTTTGCATTTTTGCATTTTTTGGATGCGGCGACGAGAACAAGCAAAAAAAAGAGCAAAATACAAGCGAACAAACGCAAGGCAAAATTTTAGATAAAAATGCCAGCAAAGATGAAAATTTAAGCAAAGACTCACTCACTCCAAAAATAAGTGAAAATGCCCAAGAAAACGAGATAAAAGAGGTAAATCTAAAGCTGCTAAGTGGAGCAACTATGCAGATTACAAAAAGAAGCAATGGCTTTGATGTAAAAGATGGCAAAAAAGCAACTCTTTACGTATTTTTCGCCACTTGGTGCCCTCCGTGCAAGGCTGAGATCCCACACTTAAACAACCTAAGCGAGAAATTTAAAAACGAACTAGATATCGTTGGTGTGCTACTTGAAGACAAAAGTGAAGATGAAGTAAAAGATTTTGCTCAAAAATATAAAATAAAATACGAAGTAGCGGTTGGCGAGGGGAATTTTTTATTTGAAAAAGCGATGGGTGGCATAAAAGGCTTGCCTGCGTCAGCACTTTTTAAAGCAAATGGCGACTACGTTCAAGGTTACATCGGTCTTGTGCCTGAAGAGATGCTTGAAAATGACATAAATAGGGCAACAAAATAA
- the fliL gene encoding flagellar basal body-associated protein FliL, giving the protein MAEEVEEKKAKKGGNGALMIIIIAIFVLLLVIGGLVAFLMLSSDEPKEANMAQTPAQTQTQSMPAQNKAKHGSNDYSNMGPIYPLDQFIVNLLSENGSRFLKTKIDMEQSDELLTPELDKKKALLRDIIIRTLSSKTYEEVSTAKGKDRLKDEIVGKLNEVLNDGYIKNIFFTDFVVQ; this is encoded by the coding sequence ATGGCTGAAGAAGTTGAAGAGAAAAAAGCAAAAAAAGGTGGCAATGGTGCATTAATGATAATTATCATTGCGATATTTGTTTTGCTACTAGTTATTGGAGGGCTAGTCGCGTTTTTGATGCTTAGTTCTGACGAGCCAAAAGAGGCAAATATGGCGCAAACACCAGCTCAGACTCAAACTCAGTCCATGCCAGCTCAAAATAAGGCAAAGCATGGTAGCAACGACTATTCAAATATGGGGCCGATATATCCGCTTGATCAGTTTATTGTAAATTTGCTTAGCGAAAATGGCTCAAGATTTCTTAAAACTAAGATCGATATGGAGCAAAGCGATGAGTTGCTAACTCCTGAGCTTGATAAGAAAAAGGCACTTTTAAGAGATATTATCATCAGGACACTTTCATCAAAAACTTACGAAGAAGTAAGTACCGCAAAGGGCAAAGATAGGCTAAAAGACGAGATCGTGGGTAAGTTAAATGAAGTGCTAAATGATGGCTACATCAAAAACATATTTTTTACTGATTTTGTGGTGCAATGA
- a CDS encoding polyribonucleotide nucleotidyltransferase has protein sequence MQISNNLSTTSYLSRENIAREMGFKFNDINEILSNDMGYGMSFPKYARLDRKAQAASYDRHIYPLSGFTKGDEAKVTIIGKLRGYDPNFTSEQLSDLKNFINESKGLFVEYIQGQQAKPDNDKPKILRDTPYTVNEFLNEYRGDSDLLFMQNSRTIDLLDSDMSVDEFKEEWAKYALKERFNITLSGEDAKNAVNILKELNEKGVQNIDNLEKEDNAKEKKFTPIQVTKKSHTYKLEADERFKELYKFIKSEFDSGKSMFEILEKVAKLKVDKKA, from the coding sequence ATGCAAATTTCTAATAACCTCTCAACTACTAGCTATCTCTCAAGAGAAAACATAGCAAGAGAGATGGGCTTTAAATTTAATGATATAAACGAGATACTTAGTAACGATATGGGATATGGTATGAGCTTTCCTAAATACGCAAGGCTTGATAGAAAAGCTCAAGCTGCGTCTTATGATAGACATATATATCCACTATCTGGCTTTACAAAGGGTGATGAAGCAAAAGTCACTATCATAGGAAAGCTTAGAGGTTATGATCCTAACTTTACAAGCGAGCAGTTATCAGATCTTAAAAATTTCATAAATGAAAGCAAGGGTTTATTTGTTGAATACATACAAGGTCAGCAAGCAAAACCAGACAATGATAAGCCAAAAATTTTAAGAGATACCCCATACACTGTAAATGAATTTTTAAATGAATATCGTGGCGATAGCGATTTGCTATTTATGCAAAACTCAAGGACTATTGATCTGCTTGATAGCGATATGAGCGTTGATGAGTTTAAAGAGGAGTGGGCTAAATATGCACTAAAAGAGCGGTTTAATATAACTTTATCTGGTGAAGATGCTAAAAATGCTGTTAATATATTAAAAGAGCTAAACGAAAAAGGTGTTCAGAATATAGATAATCTTGAAAAAGAAGACAACGCCAAAGAGAAGAAATTTACACCTATACAAGTTACTAAAAAATCTCACACCTATAAGCTTGAAGCTGATGAGAGATTTAAAGAGCTTTATAAATTTATAAAGAGCGAATTTGATAGTGGCAAGAGCATGTTTGAAATTTTAGAAAAAGTGGCAAAGCTTAAAGTGGATAAGAAGGCATAG
- a CDS encoding DedA family protein, producing MQDIINSVSTYGYIILFFYSLGGGMVALIAAGILSFAGKMDITLSIIVAAVANTIGDTLIFYVARFNKNSLMPYIRNHKRKLAYAGILAKKHGDKIIFIKKFIYGVKTLVPIALGLTKYSFYKFSIINLISSVLWAVIIGFASFKAGDYFVGASDYLGEHGYIMPIAMVCLLLGIWFFLQHITKRRKA from the coding sequence ATGCAAGATATTATAAACTCAGTTTCAACATACGGCTATATTATATTGTTTTTTTACAGCCTTGGTGGCGGTATGGTTGCATTAATCGCCGCTGGAATTTTAAGTTTTGCTGGCAAGATGGACATCACTCTTAGTATAATCGTCGCTGCCGTGGCAAATACAATCGGCGACACACTAATTTTTTATGTCGCAAGATTTAATAAAAACTCACTTATGCCTTATATCAGAAATCATAAAAGAAAGCTTGCTTATGCAGGAATTTTGGCCAAAAAACACGGCGATAAGATAATATTTATCAAAAAATTTATCTACGGCGTCAAAACTTTGGTTCCTATCGCGCTTGGACTTACGAAGTATTCATTTTATAAATTTAGCATTATCAATTTGATCTCGTCAGTGCTTTGGGCGGTCATTATCGGATTTGCCAGCTTTAAAGCGGGTGATTATTTTGTAGGTGCAAGCGACTATCTTGGCGAGCATGGATATATTATGCCTATTGCCATGGTTTGTTTGTTGCTTGGAATTTGGTTTTTTTTACAACATATTACAAAAAGGAGAAAAGCATGA
- the rny gene encoding ribonuclease Y has protein sequence MIEVLIGLGAGVAGVGAGYLYAKKINDANYNIFLEQAKAKAKAIEYEAELTLKNSKISVQEAEFEAKKRYDDKTTKLQKEYASKFDELTKKEKILLNEQELLNESKELFEKDKQDTKITYEEGLNLKATYQNKVEEAIRVLEHAAGLTEEEAKEVVLKKVEEKSRADIAHIVRKYEEEAKREAKKRVNYILAQATSRFAGEFAAERLINVVNIKNDELKGRIIGKEGRNIKTLEMVLGVDIIIDDTPHAIILSSFNLYRRAIATRVIELLVEDGRIQPARIEDLHKKVTEEFEQSIQEEGENIVMDLGLNKIHPEIVKLIGKLKFRASYGQNALAHSLEVAHLAGIIAAECGGDEKLAKRAGILHDIGKALTHEYEGSHVDLGAEICKRYKEHSVVINAIYAHHGHEEATSIESAAVCAADALSAARPGARREVLESFLKRVEEIENIAKSKDGIKQAYAINAGREIRVIANAKLINDDEAVLVAKEIAQEIESKVQYPGEIKVSVIRETRAVDFAK, from the coding sequence ATGATAGAGGTTTTAATAGGCTTAGGAGCCGGTGTGGCGGGCGTTGGAGCAGGGTATCTATACGCTAAAAAGATAAATGATGCAAACTACAACATCTTCTTAGAACAAGCAAAAGCAAAGGCAAAAGCAATAGAATACGAAGCTGAGCTAACGCTTAAAAATTCTAAAATTTCAGTACAAGAGGCTGAATTTGAGGCTAAAAAAAGATACGATGACAAGACGACAAAGCTTCAAAAAGAGTATGCAAGTAAATTTGATGAACTAACCAAAAAAGAGAAAATTTTGCTAAATGAGCAAGAGCTTTTAAACGAAAGTAAAGAGCTTTTTGAAAAAGATAAGCAAGATACAAAGATAACTTACGAAGAGGGCTTAAATTTAAAAGCGACTTATCAAAACAAAGTAGAAGAGGCGATAAGGGTACTTGAGCACGCTGCTGGCTTAACAGAAGAAGAGGCAAAGGAGGTCGTGCTTAAAAAGGTTGAGGAGAAGTCTCGTGCGGATATCGCTCATATCGTTAGAAAATACGAAGAAGAAGCTAAAAGAGAGGCTAAAAAGAGAGTTAATTACATCTTGGCGCAGGCTACGTCAAGATTTGCTGGAGAATTTGCGGCTGAGCGTCTAATAAATGTCGTAAATATCAAAAACGATGAGCTAAAAGGTAGGATCATTGGCAAAGAGGGACGTAACATCAAGACCCTTGAAATGGTGCTTGGCGTTGATATTATTATTGATGACACGCCTCATGCGATCATACTAAGCAGCTTTAACCTTTACAGACGTGCGATCGCAACAAGAGTGATCGAGCTTTTGGTAGAGGATGGAAGAATTCAGCCAGCAAGGATAGAAGACCTTCACAAAAAAGTGACTGAAGAATTTGAGCAAAGTATACAAGAAGAGGGCGAAAATATCGTCATGGATCTTGGTCTAAATAAAATTCATCCAGAGATCGTAAAACTAATAGGCAAGCTTAAATTTAGAGCAAGCTATGGTCAAAATGCCTTGGCTCATAGCCTTGAAGTAGCTCACCTTGCTGGCATCATTGCAGCTGAGTGTGGCGGAGATGAGAAACTTGCAAAAAGAGCTGGCATACTTCACGATATCGGTAAGGCGCTAACTCACGAGTACGAGGGCAGTCACGTTGATCTTGGAGCAGAAATTTGTAAGCGCTACAAAGAGCATTCAGTAGTTATCAACGCTATCTATGCTCACCACGGTCACGAAGAGGCAACAAGTATAGAAAGTGCGGCTGTTTGCGCAGCTGACGCACTAAGTGCAGCTCGTCCAGGTGCAAGGCGTGAGGTGCTTGAGAGCTTCTTAAAGCGTGTCGAAGAGATCGAAAACATCGCAAAAAGTAAAGATGGTATCAAGCAAGCTTATGCGATAAATGCTGGCCGTGAAATTCGTGTCATCGCAAATGCTAAGCTCATAAACGACGACGAGGCAGTGCTTGTAGCAAAAGAGATAGCTCAAGAGATCGAGAGCAAGGTGCAGTATCCTGGTGAGATAAAAGTAAGTGTCATCAGAGAGACTCGTGCTGTTGATTTTGCAAAATAA
- the acpS gene encoding holo-ACP synthase, whose protein sequence is MIGIDIVKIDRISRLKARYGELFFKKFLSNDEIALAKNDATLAGFWAAKEAASKALGVGISKECGFLDIMLSKDARNAPKIKFSPRIYTNFNIKEASLSITHDGGFAVAAVIIV, encoded by the coding sequence ATGATAGGCATCGATATCGTTAAGATAGATAGGATTTCAAGACTAAAGGCTCGTTATGGCGAGCTTTTTTTTAAAAAATTTCTTAGTAATGATGAGATCGCGCTAGCAAAAAATGATGCGACTTTGGCTGGATTTTGGGCGGCCAAAGAAGCAGCTAGCAAAGCCCTTGGTGTGGGCATCAGCAAAGAGTGTGGCTTTTTAGACATTATGCTCAGTAAAGACGCAAGAAACGCACCAAAGATAAAATTTAGCCCGAGAATTTATACAAATTTTAATATCAAAGAAGCAAGCCTTAGCATAACTCACGACGGCGGATTTGCCGTAGCTGCAGTGATTATTGTCTGA
- the ftsY gene encoding signal recognition particle-docking protein FtsY translates to MLDFLKKGLEKTFGAISSAKKSKKIDKESLEEILLEADVAYEIVEEVLYYLPPQDEVSRADLRRVMSSYFIYEKERVIEPDKPFVDLILGVNGAGKTTTIAKLANLYKNNGKSVILGACDTFRAGAIEQLRQWSLRLNVPIVATQQGHDPSAVAYDTISSALAKGIDRVILDTAGRLQNQTNLANELEKIVRISKKAYEKAPHRKILILDGTQGNAGVAQAKAFNDIVSLDGVIITKLDGTAKGGALFGVARELELPIFYIGVGERMDDIIKFNPDEFLDELMDAIFE, encoded by the coding sequence ATGCTTGATTTTCTAAAAAAAGGCCTTGAGAAGACTTTTGGAGCGATAAGCTCGGCTAAAAAGTCAAAAAAGATCGACAAAGAGAGCTTGGAAGAAATTTTACTAGAAGCTGACGTGGCTTACGAGATCGTGGAGGAGGTTTTATACTACTTGCCACCACAAGATGAAGTAAGTAGAGCTGATCTTAGGCGCGTTATGAGTAGCTATTTTATCTACGAAAAAGAGCGCGTGATAGAGCCAGATAAGCCATTTGTCGATCTCATCCTTGGCGTAAATGGTGCTGGCAAGACGACTACGATCGCAAAGCTTGCAAATTTATATAAAAATAATGGCAAAAGCGTCATTTTGGGCGCTTGTGATACATTTAGAGCTGGGGCTATCGAGCAGCTGCGCCAGTGGTCGCTTAGGCTAAATGTGCCAATAGTCGCCACACAGCAAGGGCATGATCCTTCGGCTGTTGCCTACGATACGATCAGCTCAGCTCTTGCAAAAGGTATCGACCGAGTCATCCTTGACACAGCCGGCAGACTTCAAAACCAGACAAATTTAGCAAACGAGCTAGAAAAGATCGTTCGAATTAGCAAAAAAGCCTATGAAAAAGCGCCCCACCGCAAAATTTTGATTCTTGATGGCACGCAAGGTAACGCCGGAGTTGCACAAGCAAAAGCATTTAACGACATCGTCTCGCTTGATGGCGTCATCATCACAAAACTTGACGGTACTGCAAAGGGCGGAGCACTATTTGGTGTGGCAAGAGAGCTTGAACTACCTATATTTTATATAGGCGTTGGCGAAAGAATGGATGATATCATCAAATTTAACCCAGATGAGTTTTTAGACGAGCTGATGGACGCTATTTTTGAGTAG
- a CDS encoding SAM-dependent methyltransferase, producing MKFSEFFNIWVNENYYKFGVNIGKKGDFYTNVSVGYLFGACLANYFLKLLKNGEISSSYKVVEIGANSGEMLADFIQGIFTLEPEILKNLEFIIIEPHENLRKKQLETFTKRFGNDVKIRHYKNLNECSFEEIFVISNELLDAFSCEVIDGQNMLFVDSDLKFHWQKADQNLLALAKKFGIKKGEISTSYAKFATQLASVAKKVRFLSFDYGEFEPKNEFSLRIFKDHQVFSLFEISDLEPYFKSSDLTYSLCFKQVKEAFFEAGFKMLKFKKQNEALVCDLGVDEILSLVLEKGSKQAYENAAKQAKFLLSPEFLGEKFKFIEFLKS from the coding sequence ATGAAATTTAGCGAGTTTTTTAATATCTGGGTCAATGAAAACTACTATAAATTTGGCGTGAATATCGGCAAAAAGGGCGATTTTTACACAAATGTAAGCGTTGGCTACCTCTTTGGCGCCTGCCTTGCAAACTACTTTTTAAAGCTACTTAAAAATGGCGAAATTTCTAGCTCTTACAAGGTTGTGGAGATTGGCGCAAACTCAGGTGAAATGCTAGCTGATTTTATTCAAGGAATTTTTACACTCGAGCCAGAGATCTTAAAAAATTTAGAGTTTATTATCATCGAGCCTCACGAAAATTTAAGAAAAAAGCAGCTTGAAACTTTTACAAAGCGCTTTGGCAATGATGTCAAAATAAGGCACTATAAAAATTTAAATGAGTGTTCATTTGAAGAAATTTTTGTCATCTCAAATGAGCTACTTGACGCATTTAGCTGTGAAGTAATAGACGGACAAAATATGCTTTTTGTGGATAGTGATCTAAAATTTCACTGGCAAAAAGCAGATCAAAACTTGCTAGCTCTTGCAAAGAAATTTGGCATAAAAAAGGGCGAGATATCAACTAGCTACGCTAAATTTGCAACCCAACTTGCAAGTGTGGCAAAAAAGGTGAGATTTTTAAGCTTTGACTACGGCGAATTTGAGCCAAAAAATGAGTTTAGCCTAAGGATTTTTAAAGACCATCAAGTATTTTCTTTATTTGAAATTTCAGATCTTGAGCCATATTTTAAAAGCTCGGATCTAACATATAGTCTTTGCTTTAAGCAAGTAAAAGAGGCTTTTTTTGAGGCTGGCTTTAAGATGCTTAAATTTAAAAAACAAAACGAGGCTTTAGTTTGCGATCTTGGTGTGGATGAAATTTTATCTTTGGTGCTTGAAAAGGGTAGCAAGCAAGCCTATGAAAATGCAGCCAAACAGGCGAAATTTCTACTCTCGCCCGAGTTTTTAGGCGAGAAGTTTAAATTTATAGAGTTTTTAAAGAGCTAG